DNA sequence from the Pseudomonadales bacterium genome:
AGCTTGCTTGACCTGGTAAATCACGCATCTCATCGGTGTATTTAATATTCGCCAAAATATCAAAGTCATTAGCCTGAACACCGGTATAAAGTCGCGCCTGATGCTCTGGTAAATAAGGTAACTCGTCACCCTGTTGGACTTCGCCCCACTGTGAGAAGCCTGAAATAAAGCTTTCTTGAAATGCTGATTCGGTATAGGTGTAAGCCAAACCAAGCGGCACTGAAAAACCGGCCAGCAAGAACTGATGCTCAACATTCACCTCAACGCCGGCCACTTCAACACTGCCGCCATTGAATTCATCACCAACATTACAGCCACTATCACTG
Encoded proteins:
- a CDS encoding TonB-dependent receptor — encoded protein: SDSGCNVGDEFNGGSVEVAGVEVNVEHQFLLAGFSVPLGLAYTYTESAFQESFISGFSQWGEVQQGDELPYLPEHQARLYTGVQANDFDILANIKYTDEMRDLPGQASFDENQSTPELLVVDLSASYYFDDNWTAQLTIDNILDTLEPVSYRPFGARPNKPRTTTATVKYRF